One stretch of Muribaculum intestinale DNA includes these proteins:
- a CDS encoding glycerophosphodiester phosphodiesterase family protein, with the protein MKTFAIKPYIMLCLFLSVVAAGCADDICVDKDSLTAQFSFEKSFYLTNEEVFIRNTTQGGSGKYEYEWDFGDGRTSSEAEPHLMFNEIGAYTITLNVRDSKGRYAMAHKILSIEPEPLPEVGNMVLKWVADQPLGAVRSIAPAVSDDNYVFMTSEDHIARKFDGSTGRQIWQFDLRNAADGPSPEGNTHVSPSIDADGTSYFGTGNASGKIARLYAINPDGTKKWVMSSDANTGFWNKGNAATPRLHYIICPVGDNYIYVGNAGGAGSVLAVDKSTGFRSGYAASSVNDGGPNGGVTGGLVLSGTTVAWYGAKNGVFGCSASALDAGGNVPYWQVSNGKTSDTGNGALAVGADGTIYGCARLTQGEHAGTSCVFAISPSGSELWRCSIGITGNLDLGGVVVASDGSIIVTAKRTAGEFNGGVYCVSPAGQFMWKYGIAEDVSGCAAIDQAGNIHFGTESGNYYIIKPVAGDDQLVLKKDIAAMIAESDSPMASAWSAGGGKIWSSPTIGNDGTIYIGITNNTNNTSSALVALHDDGITGAAQSAWPMRGKDARHTSRVVAGGGSSDPGTDPSVSGQLPLTWNMKEDMKSLAANPRKVWMCAHRGITGAGIKSGVPENSIAAIDCAVNAGAEIIEIDVRPTKDGVLVLMHDETIDRTTTGSGKVADLTYAQIQQYFLKDYNTGKPTAYKVPTLEEAFKHGRGRIYFNLDISNKLVPGDATNSLITMANLIQSLDMDNQTVVYIGGKMSVANALKDYPSLLIHPYVAVKSQIDSFSALGSVFLFQMSTDDGMNNATIVSQIREVGGLPYANSLNGPDNSMTAGNFDGVDKLVNNGINIIQTNYADILGPHLKSIGVR; encoded by the coding sequence ATGAAAACATTTGCTATAAAACCCTATATAATGCTGTGCCTGTTTTTGTCGGTTGTGGCGGCTGGCTGTGCTGACGATATATGTGTGGACAAGGATTCGCTTACTGCACAGTTCTCGTTTGAGAAATCGTTTTATCTCACTAATGAGGAGGTATTCATAAGGAATACTACACAAGGTGGCAGCGGTAAATATGAATATGAATGGGACTTCGGCGACGGACGTACATCTTCCGAAGCTGAGCCTCATTTGATGTTCAATGAAATAGGCGCCTATACAATAACACTTAATGTACGTGATAGTAAAGGGCGCTATGCAATGGCCCATAAGATATTGTCGATTGAGCCGGAACCACTTCCGGAAGTTGGCAACATGGTGCTTAAATGGGTTGCTGACCAGCCTCTTGGAGCTGTAAGGTCGATTGCTCCGGCTGTGAGTGATGACAATTATGTGTTTATGACCTCGGAGGATCATATCGCACGTAAATTTGACGGTTCTACCGGACGGCAGATATGGCAGTTTGATCTCCGGAATGCTGCTGACGGACCTTCTCCTGAGGGTAATACCCATGTGTCACCATCGATTGATGCTGATGGGACATCTTATTTTGGAACCGGTAATGCATCTGGAAAGATTGCACGGTTGTATGCAATTAATCCTGACGGTACTAAGAAGTGGGTGATGAGCTCTGATGCGAATACCGGATTCTGGAATAAGGGAAATGCAGCGACGCCTCGATTACATTATATAATATGTCCTGTTGGTGATAATTATATTTATGTCGGTAATGCAGGTGGTGCAGGGTCGGTGCTTGCCGTTGATAAGTCTACCGGTTTTCGTTCGGGATATGCTGCTTCGTCGGTAAACGACGGAGGACCTAATGGCGGAGTTACAGGCGGACTTGTGTTGTCAGGTACTACTGTAGCATGGTATGGTGCTAAAAACGGTGTGTTCGGATGCTCGGCTTCTGCTCTTGACGCAGGTGGAAATGTGCCATATTGGCAGGTGTCTAACGGTAAGACCTCCGACACAGGTAATGGTGCGCTTGCGGTAGGTGCTGACGGCACAATATATGGGTGTGCTCGTCTTACACAGGGTGAGCATGCGGGAACGTCGTGTGTGTTTGCGATATCACCCTCCGGATCCGAACTTTGGCGCTGTTCGATAGGCATTACCGGAAATCTTGATCTTGGTGGTGTGGTTGTGGCTTCTGATGGCTCGATTATTGTGACTGCCAAGCGTACTGCCGGAGAGTTCAACGGAGGTGTGTATTGTGTGTCACCTGCAGGGCAGTTTATGTGGAAATACGGTATTGCCGAAGATGTGTCGGGCTGTGCTGCCATTGACCAGGCCGGAAATATACATTTTGGAACAGAATCAGGCAACTATTATATCATAAAGCCTGTAGCGGGAGATGACCAGCTCGTTCTGAAAAAGGATATCGCAGCCATGATTGCAGAGAGTGATTCACCTATGGCATCGGCCTGGAGTGCTGGAGGCGGCAAGATATGGAGTTCTCCGACTATCGGAAATGACGGTACTATATATATAGGAATAACCAATAACACCAATAATACTTCCAGCGCGCTGGTTGCACTTCATGATGATGGAATTACAGGAGCAGCACAGTCGGCATGGCCTATGCGTGGAAAAGACGCTCGGCATACTTCGCGTGTGGTGGCCGGTGGCGGATCGTCAGATCCCGGTACCGATCCTTCGGTCTCCGGTCAACTTCCTCTTACATGGAATATGAAAGAGGATATGAAGTCGCTTGCTGCCAATCCTCGCAAAGTATGGATGTGTGCACACCGGGGTATTACCGGGGCTGGTATAAAATCAGGTGTGCCTGAAAATTCTATTGCAGCAATTGATTGTGCTGTAAATGCCGGTGCGGAGATTATTGAGATTGACGTGCGTCCGACTAAGGATGGAGTGCTTGTTCTGATGCATGATGAGACGATTGATCGTACAACTACGGGCTCCGGTAAGGTTGCTGATTTAACATATGCTCAGATTCAGCAGTATTTTCTTAAGGATTACAATACCGGAAAACCTACGGCTTATAAAGTGCCTACACTTGAGGAGGCTTTTAAGCATGGACGTGGTCGGATATATTTTAATTTGGATATATCTAACAAACTTGTCCCGGGAGATGCAACCAATTCATTGATAACTATGGCAAACCTTATTCAGAGTCTTGATATGGACAATCAGACTGTAGTATACATTGGTGGAAAAATGAGTGTTGCGAATGCGTTGAAGGATTATCCCTCGCTGCTTATCCATCCATATGTGGCAGTAAAGTCGCAGATTGATAGCTTTTCGGCTCTTGGGTCAGTTTTCCTTTTCCAGATGTCAACTGACGATGGAATGAATAATGCAACAATTGTGTCTCAGATAAGAGAGGTAGGTGGGCTACCGTATGCTAATTCTTTGAATGGACCTGATAATAGCATGACTGCTGGCAATTTTGATGGTGTCGATAAATTGGTTAATAATGGAATTAATATAATTCAGACTAATTATGCTGATATTCTTGGTCCGCATTTGAAATCTATAGGCGTAAGGTAA
- a CDS encoding NAD(+) synthase, with product MATEDSRTHGFFRVASVIPEVKIADVEANVNYIIEKLKELSDSGVRVAVFPELCVTGYTCGDLFHQKELIDNAASGIARLREASSEYDMMFVVGAPIEICDNLYNCAVALANGRVIAVVPKTYLPNYNEFYERRWFVPAGSIPADIIEWGADKAPVGTDIVINIDGVGIGIEICEDLWTPIPPSTRAALNGAEIILNLSASDDLIGKYDYLKSLISQQSARCISAYVYSSAGFGESTTDLAFDGKAIIYENGTLLAEAPRWTRHSSHVIADIDIEAIRRDRRHIMSFGDARKIEENGKPVRHVPVRLTESCQEGLIRKINPLPFVPGNGETIDSRCEEIINIQISGLAQRLHVTHTKNLVIGISGGLDSTLALLVAVRTFDVLGLDRNGIIGVTMPGFGTTDRTHDNAVELMKSLKVTSREISITAAVKQHFADIRHDINVHDVTYENSQARERTQLLMDIANQVGGMVLGTGDLSELALGWATYNGDHMSMYGVNASVPKTLVRHLVKWCATTSEDTHERQILLDIVDTPISPELIPADETGNIKQKTEDLVGPYELHDFYLYYTLRYGFTPRRIYYLAKHTFHGVYDTDTIRKWLRTFYRRFFTQQFKRSCLPDGPKIGSVCLSPRGDWRMPSDASSAAWLKEVDSLH from the coding sequence ATGGCTACAGAAGATTCACGCACACACGGTTTTTTCCGCGTAGCATCAGTCATTCCTGAAGTAAAAATTGCGGATGTCGAGGCTAATGTGAACTATATTATTGAGAAACTGAAGGAACTGAGTGATTCCGGCGTAAGAGTGGCAGTGTTCCCGGAACTATGTGTCACAGGTTATACCTGCGGTGATCTTTTCCATCAAAAAGAACTCATCGACAACGCAGCATCAGGTATTGCAAGGCTAAGAGAAGCATCATCTGAATATGACATGATGTTTGTAGTCGGAGCTCCGATTGAGATTTGCGACAATCTATATAACTGCGCCGTGGCATTGGCAAACGGCCGAGTTATAGCCGTTGTTCCAAAGACTTATCTGCCAAACTATAATGAATTTTATGAACGACGGTGGTTTGTCCCGGCAGGCAGTATTCCGGCAGACATTATTGAATGGGGAGCAGACAAGGCTCCTGTCGGCACAGATATCGTAATCAACATCGATGGCGTAGGAATCGGGATTGAAATATGTGAAGACCTGTGGACTCCTATACCACCATCAACCCGTGCCGCACTCAATGGCGCCGAAATTATACTCAATCTGTCGGCATCAGATGACCTGATTGGCAAATATGACTATCTCAAGTCATTGATAAGCCAGCAATCAGCTCGATGTATCAGCGCATATGTATATAGCTCGGCCGGATTCGGAGAATCAACAACCGACCTCGCATTTGATGGCAAAGCAATTATATATGAGAACGGCACGCTGCTGGCTGAAGCTCCACGCTGGACGCGCCATTCATCTCACGTAATCGCAGATATAGACATTGAAGCGATACGACGGGACCGACGGCATATAATGTCGTTTGGTGACGCACGCAAAATTGAAGAAAATGGCAAACCGGTACGGCATGTACCAGTTAGACTGACAGAATCCTGCCAGGAAGGGCTGATACGCAAAATCAACCCACTGCCCTTCGTACCGGGTAATGGAGAAACCATCGATTCCCGATGTGAGGAGATTATAAATATACAAATAAGTGGCCTTGCACAAAGATTGCATGTAACGCACACCAAAAACCTCGTAATCGGCATATCCGGAGGATTGGATTCAACGCTTGCTCTTCTTGTGGCAGTGCGCACATTCGATGTGCTCGGATTAGACCGCAATGGAATCATAGGTGTGACAATGCCAGGTTTCGGCACAACCGACCGTACACATGACAATGCTGTCGAACTGATGAAATCGCTGAAAGTCACCTCGCGTGAAATATCTATTACAGCTGCTGTCAAGCAACACTTCGCAGATATCAGACATGACATAAACGTGCATGATGTGACATATGAAAACTCACAGGCCCGCGAACGTACCCAGCTACTGATGGACATAGCCAACCAAGTCGGAGGCATGGTACTCGGCACAGGTGACCTATCAGAACTCGCATTGGGATGGGCCACATACAATGGTGACCATATGTCAATGTATGGTGTCAATGCAAGCGTCCCGAAAACGCTTGTAAGACATCTGGTAAAATGGTGTGCCACTACTTCTGAAGACACACACGAACGGCAAATTTTGCTCGATATTGTAGATACCCCCATAAGTCCGGAGCTTATACCAGCTGATGAAACGGGGAATATCAAACAAAAGACTGAAGATTTAGTGGGGCCCTACGAACTACACGACTTCTACCTATATTATACCCTCCGATACGGATTTACTCCCCGACGGATATATTATCTTGCCAAGCATACATTCCATGGAGTATATGACACAGATACAATCCGGAAATGGCTACGCACCTTCTATCGCAGATTCTTCACACAACAATTCAAAAGGTCCTGCCTGCCTGACGGACCAAAGATAGGAAGCGTATGCCTGTCACCCCGCGGAGACTGGCGCATGCCGTCAGATGCCTCTTCTGCCGCGTGGCTCAAAGAGGTGGACAGCCTCCACTAA
- the glpK gene encoding glycerol kinase GlpK, with protein sequence MEEKFILSLDQGTSSSRAIVFDHNGTIRSVAQREFEQIFPQSGWVEHDPHQIWASQASVVAEAISQIDINGLNIAAIGITNQRETTIVWDVDTDLPVYNAIVWQDRRTSEYCDQLAKEGWVDKIREKTGLILDAYFSATKVKWILDNVPGARKRAEEGKLRFGTVDSWLVWRLTRGTVHVTDVTNASRTMLFNIHTLEWDEELLALFGIPRSMMPEVKSSSEVYGYTTTTLFAHKVPIAGMAGDQQAALFGQMCVEPGAVKNTYGTGCFLLMNTGNEAIESKNRMLTTIAWKIGHEVTYALEGSIFVAGSVVQWLRDGLKCIEKSSDVEALAASVPDTDGVYFVPALTGLGAPYWDQYARGAISGISRGTTTAHIARAALEGIAYQVYDIVKAMERDSSLPIANLKVDGGASRNDLLMQFQSDILSCDVLRPRVTETTALGAAYLAGLAVGYWKSLDEIRQQWQVERHFEPAGDSETIKKEIDGWHDAVSRVVHTKPMDSI encoded by the coding sequence ATGGAAGAGAAATTCATCCTTTCACTTGACCAAGGAACCAGCAGTTCGCGTGCCATCGTTTTTGATCATAATGGTACCATACGTTCGGTAGCGCAACGCGAGTTTGAGCAGATATTTCCTCAGTCAGGATGGGTAGAGCATGACCCTCACCAGATTTGGGCCTCTCAGGCATCGGTTGTAGCCGAGGCGATATCCCAGATTGATATCAACGGACTTAATATCGCGGCGATAGGCATCACAAATCAGCGAGAAACAACCATAGTATGGGACGTCGACACCGATCTTCCTGTATATAATGCAATCGTATGGCAGGATCGGCGTACATCAGAGTATTGCGACCAGCTCGCCAAGGAAGGATGGGTAGACAAGATTAGAGAGAAAACAGGCCTGATACTAGACGCCTATTTCAGCGCTACCAAAGTGAAATGGATTCTTGACAATGTCCCGGGTGCGCGCAAGCGTGCTGAAGAAGGGAAACTCCGATTCGGCACAGTCGATTCATGGCTGGTATGGCGTTTGACGCGCGGTACAGTCCATGTGACAGATGTTACCAATGCCTCACGCACGATGTTGTTCAATATCCACACTCTTGAGTGGGATGAAGAGCTTCTCGCTCTGTTTGGAATCCCGCGCTCAATGATGCCTGAGGTTAAATCCTCGAGCGAGGTATACGGCTATACTACCACCACACTTTTTGCGCATAAGGTGCCTATCGCCGGAATGGCCGGTGACCAGCAGGCGGCTCTTTTCGGGCAGATGTGTGTCGAGCCAGGTGCTGTGAAAAACACATATGGGACAGGATGCTTCCTGCTGATGAATACGGGCAACGAGGCGATAGAATCAAAGAATCGTATGCTCACCACTATCGCTTGGAAAATTGGCCATGAAGTGACATATGCTCTCGAGGGCTCGATATTTGTAGCCGGCTCTGTAGTGCAGTGGTTGCGCGACGGGCTCAAGTGTATCGAGAAATCATCGGACGTAGAGGCTCTTGCCGCATCGGTGCCTGATACCGACGGGGTTTATTTCGTGCCTGCACTGACAGGACTTGGCGCCCCCTATTGGGATCAGTATGCACGTGGAGCCATATCCGGCATCAGCCGAGGCACCACAACCGCACATATTGCACGTGCCGCTCTTGAAGGAATAGCCTATCAGGTATATGATATCGTAAAGGCTATGGAGCGAGATTCATCACTCCCGATTGCCAATCTTAAGGTTGATGGAGGTGCGTCGCGAAACGATTTGCTCATGCAGTTCCAGAGTGATATCCTTTCGTGTGATGTGCTCAGACCGCGTGTCACCGAGACAACAGCTCTCGGGGCCGCATATCTTGCCGGACTTGCAGTAGGTTATTGGAAGAGCCTTGACGAAATACGTCAGCAATGGCAGGTAGAGCGTCATTTCGAGCCTGCAGGAGACTCCGAGACAATCAAGAAAGAGATTGACGGATGGCATGATGCCGTCAGTCGTGTTGTCCATACAAAGCCTATGGATTCCATATGA
- a CDS encoding MIP/aquaporin family protein, whose product METSTWQCFVQCIFEFIGTFVLILLGCGVCACVSLRKSKGEGGGWIVVTLAWGLAVFCGVLIAGPWSGAHLNPAVTIGLAAAGKFPWAYTGPFIVSQILGGMLGAMCVYVFYKDHFDATEGAEAKLGVFSTIPAIKNYWRNFLCEVIGTFVLVLVILFIGDEGNTAALNTVKGEHELIGLGSVGALPVALLVVVIGMSLGGTTGYAINPARDLGPRLAHAVLPIRGKGSSQWDYSWVPVFGPVVGGIIAALLYWIVKSMMNA is encoded by the coding sequence ATGGAAACTTCTACATGGCAATGTTTTGTGCAGTGTATCTTTGAGTTTATCGGTACATTTGTGCTTATTCTTCTCGGCTGCGGTGTATGTGCCTGCGTAAGTCTGCGCAAATCAAAAGGAGAAGGCGGAGGATGGATTGTAGTCACTCTCGCATGGGGTCTGGCTGTTTTCTGCGGTGTGCTTATTGCCGGACCATGGTCTGGCGCTCATCTCAATCCTGCTGTTACAATAGGACTGGCCGCCGCAGGAAAGTTTCCTTGGGCATATACCGGACCGTTTATTGTTTCTCAGATATTGGGAGGCATGCTCGGCGCGATGTGTGTATATGTATTTTACAAGGATCACTTTGATGCCACTGAAGGCGCGGAAGCCAAACTTGGTGTGTTCTCTACAATCCCTGCCATCAAGAATTACTGGCGCAACTTCCTTTGTGAGGTTATCGGCACATTTGTGCTTGTTCTTGTAATTCTTTTTATCGGCGACGAAGGCAATACTGCGGCTCTGAACACCGTTAAGGGCGAGCATGAACTTATTGGGTTGGGCAGTGTCGGCGCATTGCCGGTAGCGCTTCTGGTTGTAGTAATCGGCATGAGTCTCGGCGGTACTACCGGTTATGCCATAAATCCGGCTCGCGACCTCGGTCCTCGTCTGGCACATGCAGTGCTGCCTATCCGAGGGAAAGGTTCAAGCCAATGGGACTATAGCTGGGTTCCTGTATTCGGCCCGGTAGTCGGAGGCATTATTGCCGCTCTGCTTTACTGGATTGTCAAGAGTATGATGAATGCCTGA
- a CDS encoding RNA polymerase sigma factor RpoD/SigA, translating into MRQLKITKSITNRESASLDKYLQEIGREDLISVEEEVELAQRIRQGDARALDKLTRANLRFVVSVAKQYQNQGLSLPDLINEGNLGLIKAAQKFDETRGFKFISYAVWWIRQSILQALAEQSRIVRLPLNQVGSLNKIGKALSKFEQENERRPSADELADVLDVPVEKIADTLKVQGRHISVDAPFVEGEDNSLLDVLTNDDSPMADATLNQESLSKEVDRALMQLHEREREILKMFFGIGCQEMTLEEIGAKFDLTRERVRQIKEKAIRRLKGQKSKLLKTYLGQ; encoded by the coding sequence ATGAGACAATTAAAGATAACCAAGTCAATCACAAATCGTGAGAGCGCGTCGCTCGATAAATATCTTCAAGAGATTGGCCGTGAGGATTTAATCTCTGTAGAAGAAGAGGTGGAGCTGGCTCAGCGCATACGCCAGGGCGATGCAAGAGCTCTTGATAAACTTACGCGCGCCAACCTGCGATTTGTTGTATCGGTTGCCAAGCAATACCAGAATCAAGGCCTCTCTCTTCCTGACCTTATCAACGAGGGCAATCTTGGTCTGATAAAGGCAGCACAGAAATTTGACGAAACCAGAGGTTTCAAATTCATATCCTATGCCGTATGGTGGATACGCCAGTCTATACTTCAGGCCCTTGCCGAACAGTCGCGTATCGTACGTCTGCCACTCAATCAGGTGGGTTCTCTCAATAAAATCGGCAAGGCTCTGTCAAAATTCGAGCAGGAAAACGAACGTCGCCCCTCGGCCGACGAACTTGCCGATGTACTTGACGTGCCAGTAGAGAAAATCGCAGATACCCTCAAGGTACAGGGACGCCACATATCGGTCGACGCTCCATTCGTAGAGGGTGAGGACAACAGTCTGCTTGATGTCCTTACCAACGATGATTCGCCTATGGCCGACGCTACTCTCAATCAGGAATCTCTATCGAAAGAAGTAGACCGTGCCCTTATGCAACTGCATGAGCGCGAACGCGAGATTCTGAAAATGTTCTTCGGCATAGGATGTCAGGAGATGACTCTTGAAGAAATCGGAGCCAAATTCGACCTTACCCGCGAACGTGTACGTCAGATTAAGGAAAAAGCAATCCGCCGGCTGAAAGGGCAGAAGAGCAAACTCCTTAAAACGTATCTTGGACAATAA
- a CDS encoding Do family serine endopeptidase: MNLYAKTALLACGVAVASSAITMLAVNSIDSTDSVAQSVTALFNEDGTSHSGGAFYTVANTVTPPTDFTHAAESTINGVVSIKCYSNRQQYSQGGGGQYIDPFEFFFGSPFGQQPRRQQPQQQGNEKDEVQKGLGSGVIISEDGYIVTNNHVIDGADRLEVTLNDNRIYNAKVIGTDPSTDVALLKIEENGLHVIPFGDSDKLRVGEWVLAVGNPFGFTSTVTTGIVSAKARGMQSAPHNGRMGIESYIQTDAAVNPGNSGGALVNINGELIGINTAIYSQTGNYAGCSFAIPATIVTKIVTDLRQYGTVQRAILGIAFTELTPQMAKEKNITATNDGILVGEVMDQSAAMEAGIKANDIIIAINNVPTHNTAQLQGEISKYRPGDKITLKYVRDNKVASTSVTLRNNQGTTKVTQAGNISALGCAFAPLTDKEKKEYQLASGLKVSGLKDGKFKEAGIKNGFIVLDINNMRVRTQDDVEKIYDAIMKSNDTDKVMFITGIYPTGRRVYYAVDLTE, from the coding sequence ATGAACCTGTACGCAAAAACAGCTTTACTGGCCTGTGGCGTAGCCGTGGCCAGCTCAGCCATCACTATGCTGGCAGTCAACAGTATCGACAGCACCGACAGTGTGGCTCAATCAGTAACCGCACTGTTCAATGAAGATGGAACGTCGCACTCAGGTGGCGCATTCTATACGGTAGCAAACACAGTGACCCCACCTACCGACTTCACACATGCGGCAGAATCCACTATCAATGGAGTGGTATCGATAAAATGCTACAGCAACCGCCAGCAATATTCGCAGGGGGGCGGCGGACAGTATATTGACCCGTTTGAATTCTTCTTCGGCAGCCCCTTCGGCCAGCAACCGCGCCGCCAGCAGCCCCAACAACAGGGCAACGAAAAAGATGAGGTACAGAAAGGCCTCGGCTCAGGAGTCATAATAAGCGAGGACGGTTATATCGTGACCAACAACCATGTAATCGATGGTGCCGACCGACTTGAAGTGACCCTTAACGACAACCGCATATACAATGCAAAAGTAATAGGCACAGACCCGTCGACCGATGTCGCTCTCCTTAAAATCGAGGAGAATGGCCTTCACGTGATTCCTTTTGGCGACAGCGACAAACTACGTGTAGGAGAATGGGTGCTTGCTGTAGGGAATCCGTTCGGCTTCACCTCTACAGTGACGACCGGTATCGTAAGCGCCAAAGCCAGAGGTATGCAGAGCGCTCCGCACAATGGCAGGATGGGCATAGAGAGCTACATCCAGACAGATGCAGCCGTGAATCCCGGCAACTCAGGGGGCGCCCTGGTAAATATCAATGGCGAACTAATCGGCATCAATACCGCCATCTATTCCCAGACAGGCAACTATGCAGGATGCTCGTTTGCGATACCTGCTACCATAGTTACGAAAATCGTGACCGACCTTCGCCAATACGGCACTGTGCAGCGCGCTATTCTTGGCATCGCATTTACCGAACTGACTCCGCAGATGGCTAAGGAAAAAAACATTACTGCCACCAATGACGGTATACTCGTAGGGGAAGTGATGGACCAAAGTGCCGCAATGGAGGCTGGCATCAAAGCCAACGATATCATCATCGCGATAAACAATGTGCCGACTCACAATACGGCCCAGCTTCAGGGAGAGATAAGCAAGTACCGTCCGGGAGACAAAATCACACTCAAATATGTGCGTGACAACAAAGTTGCGTCAACCTCTGTAACTCTGCGCAACAACCAGGGAACTACCAAGGTGACACAGGCCGGCAATATCTCGGCTCTCGGCTGTGCGTTCGCACCGCTTACCGACAAGGAGAAGAAAGAATATCAGCTTGCATCCGGACTTAAGGTCAGCGGCCTCAAGGACGGAAAATTCAAGGAGGCAGGCATAAAGAACGGATTCATAGTCCTTGACATAAACAATATGCGAGTACGTACTCAGGATGACGTGGAGAAAATCTACGACGCCATAATGAAGAGCAACGATACCGACAAGGTTATGTTTATCACAGGCATATATCCCACCGGACGCCGTGTATATTACGCTGTGGACCTTACCGAATGA
- a CDS encoding M20 family metallo-hydrolase, with amino-acid sequence MDEFDIDELYYMAVDLLRNLISTPSTSRNENAAADLVENCFANLGLKSSRHGNNVWAVVPGYDPCKPTILLNSHIDTVKPVAGWTRDPYSPEEDEDTGRLYGLGSNDAGASLVSLIAAFAYMAGRPRTYNLVMLASAEEEVSGRDGIESALKVMPKIDVAIVGEPTGMRPAIAEKGLMVLDGEVHGVAGHAARDEGVNAIYKAIDVIGILREMQFDKVSPTLGPVKISVTQIEAGTQHNVVPDICRFVVDVRTTDAYSNADTLEMMRARVPGCTLTPRSTRLNPSSIPAQHPIVERLVMMGLEPFGSPTLSDQALMPWPSVKCGPGDSARSHTPDEYILLSEIRGAIEIYTRILDTLRL; translated from the coding sequence ATGGACGAATTTGATATCGACGAGCTTTATTATATGGCTGTCGACCTTCTGCGCAACCTCATATCCACACCCTCTACAAGTCGAAACGAGAATGCCGCGGCCGATTTGGTCGAGAACTGTTTTGCCAATCTTGGCCTCAAGTCTTCGCGTCACGGCAACAATGTCTGGGCTGTAGTGCCGGGGTATGACCCTTGCAAACCGACCATTCTCCTAAACTCACATATCGACACGGTAAAACCTGTGGCAGGATGGACGCGCGACCCATACTCACCGGAGGAAGACGAGGATACGGGCCGGCTATACGGCCTGGGGAGCAACGATGCGGGTGCGTCGCTTGTGTCGCTCATAGCGGCTTTCGCATACATGGCAGGAAGGCCGAGGACATACAATCTCGTGATGCTCGCCTCGGCCGAAGAGGAAGTGAGCGGACGCGACGGTATCGAGTCGGCTCTCAAAGTGATGCCGAAGATTGATGTCGCCATTGTTGGAGAACCGACAGGTATGCGCCCCGCTATCGCAGAGAAAGGCCTCATGGTGCTTGACGGAGAAGTACATGGGGTTGCCGGACACGCGGCTCGCGACGAAGGTGTCAATGCAATATACAAAGCTATCGATGTGATTGGGATACTACGTGAAATGCAGTTTGACAAGGTGTCGCCGACACTCGGTCCGGTTAAGATTTCCGTGACTCAGATTGAGGCGGGCACTCAACATAATGTCGTACCCGACATATGCCGGTTTGTAGTCGATGTGCGCACTACCGATGCTTACTCCAATGCCGACACTCTGGAAATGATGCGAGCACGTGTACCCGGATGCACATTGACACCGCGCTCTACCCGACTGAATCCGTCATCGATACCTGCGCAACATCCTATCGTTGAGCGTCTGGTTATGATGGGCCTAGAACCATTCGGTTCCCCTACCCTCAGCGACCAGGCACTCATGCCATGGCCTTCAGTTAAATGCGGCCCCGGGGATTCAGCCAGATCACACACGCCCGACGAGTATATCCTGCTCTCGGAAATACGAGGTGCAATAGAGATATATACTCGTATACTCGATACCCTAAGACTGTAG